DNA sequence from the Aliidongia dinghuensis genome:
CAGTGGTTGAGGCCGGTAGCTTCTCCGGTGCGGCGCGTCGGCTCAATCGGGCGCAGTCGGCCATCACTTATGCCGTGCAGCGGCTCGAGGAGCAACTGGGCACGCCACTGTTCGACCGGACGAGCTATCGCCCGTCCCTGACTGAGGCCGGCCGCATCCTGCTGCCGCGCGCCCGCCTCATCGCCGAGGAGATGCAGGCGCTCGCCGACCATGCGCGCGGCATCGCCGCCGGGCTCGAGCCGGAGCTGACGCTGGTGGTCGACGCCATGTTCCCGATGTGTGCGCTTCTCGAGGCGCTGCGCACCTTCGGCAACCGGTTCCCTTCGGTATCGCCGCGCCTCTATGTGGAATCGATGGGGGCGGCGACCGAGATGGTGCTGAGCGGCACCTGCACCATCGGTCTGCTCGTTGCGTTCAGCGCCGCCTTCGAGCCGCTGCACCGCCGGCCGCTTGCCGAGGTCACGCTGATCCCGGTCGCGGCTCCATCCCATCCATTGGGCCAGTTCGACGGGCCGGTGCCGCGTGACGAGCTGCGCCGGCATGTCCAGCTCGTGCTGTCGGACCGCTCGGGCCTGACCGGCAACCGCGACTATGGTGTCTGGTCGGCCCAGACCTGGCGTCTCGCCGATCTCGGCGCCAAGCACGCCATGCTGAAGGCCGGGCTCGGCTGGGGCAGCATGCCGGCCCATCTCGTCGCCGACGACCTGGCCGCAGGCCGGCTGCGCCGCGTCGTAATCGCGGCCGAGGGCGGCGACGAGGAGGTGAGCTTGCCGCTCTGTGCCGCCTATCGCCGTGACCGGCCGCCGGGGCCGGCCGGGCGCTGGCTGTTCGACCATGTAAGCGAGACGATGGAGATCAATCCGCCGGTCCACAGGCTTGAAGGGGCAGCTCAGTAAGGCAGCTGCAGGCTGCCGCTGCACAGGAGCTCGAAGAACCGCTCGGCCGCGGGCGACAGCGCGCGGCCGGTGCGCGTCAGCACGCCGATCGAGCGGCGCATCGTTGGTTCCGTCAGCCGCCGGGTCACGAGGCCGGCGGCATTGACCAGCGGCAGGGTCAGCTTGGGCAGCGCGGTCACGCCCAGCCCGGCCGCGACCAGGCTGACCGTCGTCGCGAGATGGCTGCATTCGTAGAGCGGCTTGGCCGACAGCCCCAATTGCAGGAAGGCGGCATCGGTCATGGCGCGCACGCTGCTGGTCGGCGCCATGGCGATGAACGGTCGGTCGGCGAAGGCGCGCCAGCCGATCTCGGCCTCGGCGGCGAACGGGTCGTCAGCGCGGCACACGAGGACGAAATCATCGCTGACGAGCGGGCGGTAGCTGAGCTTCTCCGACTGGGTCGGCCGGACCGTGAGGCCGAGGTCGGCCTGGCCGTCGGCGACGGCGCTCGCGACCACGTTCGCAAGATCGTCGCGGATCACCACCTCGACGCCGGGGTGGCCCATCTGGAAGCGCGCGATCGCCTGCGGCAGCAGGACCGCGGCGGCGGACGGCAGCGCCGCGATCGTTACCCGGCCGCGGCGCCCCTCGAAGAACTGGCCCAGCTCGCCAAACGCACTGTCGAACTCGAGCGCGATCCGCTGCGCCACGGGCTGCAGTGCCGCACCCGCGGGGCTGAGGCTCACGTTGCGCGTGTCGCGATCGAAGAGGCGGGTGCCGATCGCTTCCTCCATGAGCCGGATCGTGCGGCTCAGCGCCGGCTGCGAAATGCCCAAGGCCTTCGCCGCTTCGCTGAAGCTGCCGAGCTCCGCGACCTTGAGGAACGCCACCGTCTGATGCAGCGAGAAACTTATGCGCATGAGTTATGTATATATAAGTTCTTTATCTTTGAAAAATAAATAGACCGATCCGATCCTGGTCCCAGGCAAAAAGCCGAAGAACAAGATTTGGGGAGGGACATGCTCGCTCTTTTGGGGACGGCGACGGTGCTCGTGCTGCTGGCCGTCATCATGCTCAATCTCTGCTCGCCGCTCGTGGCGCTGATCGCGGTGCCGGTCGTCGCGGCGCTCATCGGCGGCTTCGGGCTTGCCACGGGCAAGTTCATCGTGACCGGCATCACCTCGATCGCGCCGGTCGCCGGCATGTTCGTCTTCGCCATCCTCTATTTCGGCATCATGACCGACGCCGGGATGCTCGACCCGATCATCCGGCGCATCCTGAAGACGGTCGGTGCCAAGCCCACGCGCATCGCGGTCGGATCGGCGCTCCTGGCGCTGCTCATCCATCTCGACGGCTCGGGCGCCGTCTGCTTCCTCATCACCATCCCGGCCATGTTGCCGCTCTACGAGAAGCTCGGCATGGACCGGCGCGTGCTCGCCTGCGTCGTCTCGCTCGCGGCCGGCGTCAATTTCCTGCCCTGGACCGGGCCGACGATCCGTTCGGCCGCAGTGCTGCACCTGTCGGCGACCGATATTTTCCGGCCGCTGGTGCCGCTGCAGGCGATCGGGCTCGTCTTCGTGTTCGCCTCCGCCTGGTGGCTCGGCCGGCGCGAGGAGCGGCGGCTGGGTCTTGCGGGCTCGACCGTCGGTGCTGCCGCCGTCGGCGGTGCGCCGATTGAGCTCACCGCAGCACCGGCCCCGCGCACGGCGGAGCAGGAGCGCTTGAGCCGCCCGCACCTGTTCTGGGTCAACCTCGCGCTCACCATCGCCATCATGGCCGTGATGATCTGGGGCATCGCCGACCCGGTCGTCATGTTCATGATCGGCACCGTGCTGGCGCTCGCGATCAATTACCCGAACGTCGCCGAGCAGCGCGCGCGCATCGACGCCCATGCCAAGGCGGCGCTCATGATGGCCGGCATCCTACTCGCGGCCGGCGCCTTCACCGGCATCATGACCGGCTCCGGCATGCTGAAGGCAATGGCGACGGCGGCGGTCGCCCATGTGCCGGCCGCGATGGCGCAGCATATTCCGGCACTGCTCGGCGTCGTCTCGATGCCGCTCAGCCTGCTGTTCGACCCGGACTCCTACTATTTCGGCGTCATGCCGGTCATCGCCGAGGTGGTGAAGGGCCTGGGCGGCGACCCGGTCCATGTGGCGCAGGCCTCGCTGTTGGGCCAGATGACGACCGGCTTCCCGGTGAGCCCGCTCACGCCCGCGACCTTCCTCGTCGTCGGCCTCGCCGGCATCGAGCTCGGCGAGCATCAGCGCTTCTCCATCCCCTGGCTGTTCGCCGCGTCGGTCGTCATGACGATCGCGGGCGTGCTGCTCGGCATCCTGCCGTGGTGAGGGGGCCTGTTATGAAGACGATCCGGATCGGCAGCGGCGCGGGCTATTCCGGCGATCGGATCGAGCCGGCAGTCGAATTGGCCGAGCGCGGCCGGCTCGACTATCTCTGCTTCGAGTGCCTGGCCGAGCGCACGATCGCGCTCGCCCAGCTGGCGCGGCTGCGCGATCCGGCCGGCGGCTACGACCCGCTGCTGGTCGACCGGATGCAGGCCGTGCTGCCGGCCGCCGTACGCAACAAGGTCCGCATCGTCACCAACATGGGCGCGGCCAACCCGTCCGGCGCTGCCGCTGCGATCGCCGAGACGGCGCGGCGGCTCGGCATCTCCGGCCTCAAGATCGCAGCGGTCGCCGGCGACGACGTGCTGGACCAGGTGCGGGACGCCGACCTGCCGCTGCTCGAGACCGGCGGACGGGTGGCCGATCTCGGCAACCGGCTCCTCTCGGCCAACGCCTATCTGGGCGCGGCGCCGATCGTGGACGCGCTGGCGCAGGGCGCCGACATCGTCGTGACCGGCCGGGTCGCCGACCCGTCGCTGTTCCTGGCGCCGCTCATCCATGAATTCGGCTGGGCGCCGGACGACTGGCCGTTGCTCGGCCAGGGCACGGTCGTGGGCCATCTGCTCGAATGCGCGGGCCAGGTGACCGGCGGCTATTTCGCCGACCCGGGCCTGAAGGACGTGTCGGATCTGGCACGCTTGGGCTTCCCGCTCGCCGAGGTCGCGGCCGACGGCACGGCAGTGGTGACCAAGGTCGAGGGCTCGGGCGGTCTGGTGACCCAGGCGACCTGCACGGAGCAGCTGATCTACGAGTTGCACGATCCGACCCGCTATCTGACACCCGATGTGACCGCGGATTTCTCCGGCGTGCGCTTCGCACCGGACGGCCGGGACCGGGTCCGGGTCGTGGGCGGCGGCGGCACGGCGCGGCCCGAGGGCTACAAGGTTTCGCTCGGCTATCGCGACGGCTTCATCGGCGAGGGGCAGATGACCTATGCCGGCCCGGGCTGCGTCGCGCGCGGCCGCCTGGCGCTCGCCATCGTCGCGGAGCGCCTCAAGCTGATCGGCGTCGCGGCCGACGAACTGCGGTTCGAGCTGATCGGCGTCGATTCCGTGGCGGGTGGTGCGGCACAGCTGCTCCAGGCCGAGCCGCCCGAGATCCGGATCCGTGTCGCCGGCCGGACCGGCACGCTGGCCGACGCCGTCCGCATCGGCAACGAGGTCGAGGCGCTCTACACCAACGGCCCGGCGGCCGGCGGCGGCGCCGTCAAATCGGCGCGCGAGGTCGTGGCCGTGCTCTCGACCATGCTGCCGCGCGAGCGCGTCCGGCCGCGCATCCAGATGCTGTCGGAGGTGCCGTCATGAAGTTGCGCGCGCTCGCCCACGCCCGGACCGGCGACAAGGGCAACACCTCCAACATCTCGGTGATCGCGTATGGCGCCGCGGACTATCCCCGGCTCGTGGCGGAAGTCACGGCCGAGCGGGTCAAGGCGCATTTCGGCCCGCTCATCCACGGGCCGGTCGTGCGCTACGAGCTGCCGCAGCTGGCGGCGCTCAATTTCGTGCTCGAAGGCGCGCTCGCCGGCGGCGTCACCCGCTCGCTGGCGCTCGACGCGCACGGCAAGTGCCTCGGCAGCCTGCTGCTCGATCTCGAACTCGATGACTGATCTTTCCGGTCCGGCGTTGCTGGGCCGGCGAACGGCGACCGCTCGCATCTTTCCAAACAAACGAAGCTCAGACGAACGAAACAAGGGAGGGAACGATGACAAGAGAGGGGAAACGACGGCGATCGTCCGGCCGGCACCTGTGGCTGCTGGGCGCCGTGCCGCTGGCGCTGGCCTTCGGCCATCGCGCCGAGGCGGCGAATTGCGAGGGCCTCACCGGGCTTAAGGTGCCGAACACCACCATCACCGCGGCCGTGAGCGTGCCGGCCGGCACCTATGTGGCGCCCGACGGGGCGAGCTATCCGGACATGCCGGCGTTCTGCCGGGTCGCGGCCACCGTCAGCACGGTGCCGACCGAGGCGGTCAAGATCGAGGTCTGGCTGCCGAGTGCGACCTGGAACGGCCGGTTCGAGGGGTTGGGCTCCGGCGGCTTCGGCGGCTCGATCCTCTATTATGAGCTGGCACCGGCCGTGCAGCGCGGCTTTGCCGCGGCCAATACCGACACGGGGCACGAGGGCGGTGCCAGCGGAGCCATCGGCCAGACGCTGCCCTGGGCGCAGAACCCGGTGTCTTTGCGCGACTGGGGCCATAGCTCGATCCATCTCATGTCCGAAAGCGCCAAGGCGATCGTGCAGGCGTTTTACGGCCACAAGGCGAGCTATGCCTATTACGACGGCTGCTCGACCGGCGGTGCCGAGGCGATGGAGGAGGCCGAGTACTACCCCGACGATTACGACGGCATCCACGCCGGCTCGCCGGGCATGGACTACAGCCACCTGATGATGAGCTTCCTCTGGGGGGCGTTGCCATCGGCGAAGGATCCGGGCGCCGCCCTCCCGGCCGCCAAGCTCGCGTTGCTGCATCAGGCGGTGCTGGGCGCCTGCCAGGCGAAGGACGGCAGCGTCGCCGGCGACACGTTCCTGAACGATCCACGCAAATGCGACTTCGACCCGGCCCAGCTGCAGTGCAAGCCCGGCCAGGACCCGAGCACCTGCCTCACCGCCGCGCAGACTGAGGCGGCGGAGCAGCTCTACCATCCGGTGACTGACCCAGAGAGCGGGCTGCGGCTCTATCCTGGCTTCGCGCGCGGCAGCGAGGACAATTGGTCGCTGATCCAGGGTGCGCTCGTGCCGTTCTATGCCCAGCCGCTGCTGGCCAACACCGTGTTCAATAACCCGAACTGGGATTGGACCAGCTTCAACTTCTCGAGCGACGCGCGGCAGGTCGATCGCGTGCTGAGCCCGGTCATCAACGCGACCCGGCCGAACCTGGAGCGGTTCGAGGCGCACGGCGGCAAGCTGATCATGACGCAGGGCTGGGACGATCCCTTGAACGCCCAGACCCTGCCGATCGAATATTTCAACAATGTCCTCATCGAAGGACGCAATCTCGAGCAGGTCCACCGCTTCTACCGGCTGTTTATGGCGCCGGGCATGGGTCATTGCGCCGGCGGCCCCGGCCCGAACAGCTTTGATTCGGTCGGCGCGCTTCAGGCCTGGGTCGAGCAAGGCCAAGCGCCGGAGCAGCTCATTGCGACCAAATTCGTGAACGACAATCCGGCGGACGGCGTCGCCATGACGCGGCCGCTCTGCGCCTATCCAGCGCGGGCTCAATACAAGGGCAAGGGCAGCACGAGCGAGGCCTCGAGCTTCACCTGCGTCACGGACCACCGCGAGTTCGCGAAGGACCTGCGGCAGGAGATCGACAATCTCGTCGCCACATACCGGTCGGGCGACCTCGAGAACCTGCCAAACTGACTTGAGGGCGAGTGCAGGCCCTCGACCTGCACTCGCTTCTTCCCTGGGCTCAGGCGACGTTCGCCCGGCGCGGCAGCTTCCAGTTCGGCCGCACGAAATGGCAGGTGTAGCCGTTCGGGATGCGCTCCAGGTAATCCTGGTGCTCGCTTTCGGCCTCCCAGAAGTCGCTGGCCGGCGTCACTTCCGTCACCACCTTGCCCGGCCACAGGCCCGAGGCATCGACGTCGGCGATCGTCTCGAGCGCCTCCTGCTTCTGCTCCTCGCTCGTGTAGAAGATCGCCGAGCGGTAGCT
Encoded proteins:
- a CDS encoding LysR family transcriptional regulator, which produces MRISFSLHQTVAFLKVAELGSFSEAAKALGISQPALSRTIRLMEEAIGTRLFDRDTRNVSLSPAGAALQPVAQRIALEFDSAFGELGQFFEGRRGRVTIAALPSAAAVLLPQAIARFQMGHPGVEVVIRDDLANVVASAVADGQADLGLTVRPTQSEKLSYRPLVSDDFVLVCRADDPFAAEAEIGWRAFADRPFIAMAPTSSVRAMTDAAFLQLGLSAKPLYECSHLATTVSLVAAGLGVTALPKLTLPLVNAAGLVTRRLTEPTMRRSIGVLTRTGRALSPAAERFFELLCSGSLQLPY
- a CDS encoding acyclic terpene utilization AtuA family protein, translated to MKTIRIGSGAGYSGDRIEPAVELAERGRLDYLCFECLAERTIALAQLARLRDPAGGYDPLLVDRMQAVLPAAVRNKVRIVTNMGAANPSGAAAAIAETARRLGISGLKIAAVAGDDVLDQVRDADLPLLETGGRVADLGNRLLSANAYLGAAPIVDALAQGADIVVTGRVADPSLFLAPLIHEFGWAPDDWPLLGQGTVVGHLLECAGQVTGGYFADPGLKDVSDLARLGFPLAEVAADGTAVVTKVEGSGGLVTQATCTEQLIYELHDPTRYLTPDVTADFSGVRFAPDGRDRVRVVGGGGTARPEGYKVSLGYRDGFIGEGQMTYAGPGCVARGRLALAIVAERLKLIGVAADELRFELIGVDSVAGGAAQLLQAEPPEIRIRVAGRTGTLADAVRIGNEVEALYTNGPAAGGGAVKSAREVVAVLSTMLPRERVRPRIQMLSEVPS
- a CDS encoding LysR family transcriptional regulator, which gives rise to MMSQAIPSLDQLQVMLAVVEAGSFSGAARRLNRAQSAITYAVQRLEEQLGTPLFDRTSYRPSLTEAGRILLPRARLIAEEMQALADHARGIAAGLEPELTLVVDAMFPMCALLEALRTFGNRFPSVSPRLYVESMGAATEMVLSGTCTIGLLVAFSAAFEPLHRRPLAEVTLIPVAAPSHPLGQFDGPVPRDELRRHVQLVLSDRSGLTGNRDYGVWSAQTWRLADLGAKHAMLKAGLGWGSMPAHLVADDLAAGRLRRVVIAAEGGDEEVSLPLCAAYRRDRPPGPAGRWLFDHVSETMEINPPVHRLEGAAQ
- a CDS encoding CitMHS family transporter, with protein sequence MLALLGTATVLVLLAVIMLNLCSPLVALIAVPVVAALIGGFGLATGKFIVTGITSIAPVAGMFVFAILYFGIMTDAGMLDPIIRRILKTVGAKPTRIAVGSALLALLIHLDGSGAVCFLITIPAMLPLYEKLGMDRRVLACVVSLAAGVNFLPWTGPTIRSAAVLHLSATDIFRPLVPLQAIGLVFVFASAWWLGRREERRLGLAGSTVGAAAVGGAPIELTAAPAPRTAEQERLSRPHLFWVNLALTIAIMAVMIWGIADPVVMFMIGTVLALAINYPNVAEQRARIDAHAKAALMMAGILLAAGAFTGIMTGSGMLKAMATAAVAHVPAAMAQHIPALLGVVSMPLSLLFDPDSYYFGVMPVIAEVVKGLGGDPVHVAQASLLGQMTTGFPVSPLTPATFLVVGLAGIELGEHQRFSIPWLFAASVVMTIAGVLLGILPW
- a CDS encoding tannase/feruloyl esterase family alpha/beta hydrolase, whose amino-acid sequence is MTREGKRRRSSGRHLWLLGAVPLALAFGHRAEAANCEGLTGLKVPNTTITAAVSVPAGTYVAPDGASYPDMPAFCRVAATVSTVPTEAVKIEVWLPSATWNGRFEGLGSGGFGGSILYYELAPAVQRGFAAANTDTGHEGGASGAIGQTLPWAQNPVSLRDWGHSSIHLMSESAKAIVQAFYGHKASYAYYDGCSTGGAEAMEEAEYYPDDYDGIHAGSPGMDYSHLMMSFLWGALPSAKDPGAALPAAKLALLHQAVLGACQAKDGSVAGDTFLNDPRKCDFDPAQLQCKPGQDPSTCLTAAQTEAAEQLYHPVTDPESGLRLYPGFARGSEDNWSLIQGALVPFYAQPLLANTVFNNPNWDWTSFNFSSDARQVDRVLSPVINATRPNLERFEAHGGKLIMTQGWDDPLNAQTLPIEYFNNVLIEGRNLEQVHRFYRLFMAPGMGHCAGGPGPNSFDSVGALQAWVEQGQAPEQLIATKFVNDNPADGVAMTRPLCAYPARAQYKGKGSTSEASSFTCVTDHREFAKDLRQEIDNLVATYRSGDLENLPN
- a CDS encoding AtuA-related protein — its product is MKLRALAHARTGDKGNTSNISVIAYGAADYPRLVAEVTAERVKAHFGPLIHGPVVRYELPQLAALNFVLEGALAGGVTRSLALDAHGKCLGSLLLDLELDD